One Acidobacteriota bacterium genomic window, TCTTCAGCTTCGACTTTGACCGTTTTGCCGATGATGTTCGGATCAGCGTTGTACCGGCTGTGCCATAAACTGTCGCTGATGATGACCACGTGATTGCCGGGCTGTTCTTCTTCAGGCGTAAACGCTCGTCCCAATCGCGGTTTGACGCCCAGAACGTCAAAAAACCCTGACGACACACGCACACCGGAAACGCGCTCCGGTTCGCCGTCGCCCGACAGGTTGTAGCCTTTTCCGGCGGAATCCAGAATCGCCATCTTCTCGAACACATTGTTTTCGCGCTGTATATCCCAAAAATTGGGCGCGGAAACGATGTTTCGGTCATTTGGATCGGTAACTTGCGATTCCCAGACCAACGCCAACCGCTCGGCGTCGGGAAACGGAACCGGTTTCAGCAACAAGGAATTGATCACGCTGAAGATCGTCGTATTCGCGCCAATGCCCAGCGCGAGGGTGATGATCGCCACCAAGGTAAATCCCGGATTCTTCAGCAACATTCGCACGCCGTAGCGCATGTCTTGGAAAAACGTTTGCATAATTCTCCTGGCGAGGAGTCGGTTGTCGGGAGTCTGGAGTTGGTAGAAAAGCCGCTACTTGTATCTACAGATTCCCGACTATCGAATCCCGGCTACTCGTATCTAAGCGCAATCATCGGATCCACCTTCGTCGCGCGGCGCGCGGGAATCCAACACGCCAGCATCGCGACGCCAATCAGTAGCACGGTAATCAGGGCGAAGGTCAGCGGATCGGTCGCCGTCACGCCATACAGCATTGCGGACATCAGCCGGGTCAACGCAAAGGCTGCGGCCAAACCCACTACCACACCAATCGCCGTCAGCATCAATCCCTGCCGCAAGACCATTTTCAATACGTCGCCGGTTTGCGCGCCGAGCGCGATGCGGACGCCGATTTCCTGCGTTCGTTGGACGACGGAATAGGCCATTACGCCATACAACCCAATCGCCGTCAGCAACAGCGCCAACCCGGCGAACAGCGTCAATAACAAGGCGTTGAATTTCGGCTGGGAAACCGCCACGCCCAAGTATTGTTCCAGCGTTTTGGGGCGATATAGCGGGACGTTTTTATCCAGCGAACTGACTTCGTTTTGCAGCGCGCCAACCACTGTTCGCGGATCGTTTTTCGTGCGAACAACCAGGTTCATGCTGCCGAAAGACATTTGCGCATGCGGCAGGTAATACTCCGGTTCGTAATCACGCCCAAGCGATTGGCGGTGTTTGACGCTTTTGACGATGCCAACAATTTCGCGCCACTTCTTTTCCCCGCCCAATGAAATTCCCGGCTTCAAATGTTTGCCGAGCGGGTTTTCGTTGGGGAAATGTTTTTGCGCAAAGGTTTCGTTGATGATGATGACCGGTTGAGAGGCGGCATTATCGCTGGGCGTGAAATCGCGTCCGGTCAACACGGGAATTTTCATCGTGTGAAAGTAATCGTCGCTGATGACGCGGAAATTCGCGCTCGGCTGTTCCCCTTTGGGAATGTTGCGGCCTTCCACTTCAAAGGAAATCGAAAAGCTGTCTCCGCTGAGCGGCAACGGCATGATGGCACTGGCGGATTCCACGCCGGGCAAGGCTTTGACCTTTTCCATCAACCCTTTGTAAAACGCCGCCGCCTGTTCCTGTTTGGGATACTGCGTGTCCGGGATTTCAACCATCGCTGTCAACACGTTGTGCGTGTCGTAACCCAAATCCACTTGCTGCAATTTGCGAAAACTTTTCAGCAACAACCCCGCGCTGACCAGCACGACAATGGCCACGGCGATTTCGACAACCACCAGCGCATTGCGCAACCGCGACCGTCCGCCGGAACCCGAAGCCCGTCCGCCTTCCTTCATCGCTTCCGTCAATTCCACCTTCGACGCCTGCAACGCCGGAGCCAGTCCGAAAACGATTCCCGTCAACCCGGAAATCAGCAGCGTGAAGCCGAACACCCAGCGATCCAAACTGATTTCCGTCAGGCGCGGCACATCTTCGGGAATCATTCTGACCAATCCGCTGGTTCCCCACCACGCCAGCAACAACCCGAGAAGCCCGCCGACCAGACTGAGCGTCAGGCTTTCGGTCAGCAACTGCCGCACGACGCGCCAGCGATTCGCTCCCAATGCGGACCGCACAGCAATTTCCTTGTATCGAGCCGTCGCGCGCGCCAGCAACAAATTGGCGACGTTGGCACAGGCAATCAGCAACACACATCCGACCGCGCCCAGAATGATCCACAGCGCGCTGCTGTAATCCGAAACCAGATCGTTGTGATACGAAAGAACGCGAACGCCCGCGCGCGTGTTTGTGTCAGGGTATTCTTTTTCCAGGTTGGCGGCGATGACATCCAATTCGGCCTGCGCCTGTTCCAGCTTGACGCCCGGCTTCATCCGCCCGATGACTTGCAAATAATGCGCGCCGCGCTGTTCGTTGTTCGCCTTGTCTTCGGGTTTGTCTTTTTCGCCGTCTATCGCCGAAGTGATCCACATTTCGACGGGTTCGGCTTCGATGGGATATTGAAACCCGGCGGGCATGATGCCGACGACGTTATAGATTTTGCCGCTGAGCGTCAGCGTGCGACCGATGATGCCGGGGTCGCCGCTGAACTGTCGTTGCCACAACCCGTGACTGATGATGACGGCGCGCCCTGTGCTGTTTCCGGGCTTTTCTTCTTCGGGCAAAAACAATCGTCCGATTTCCGGTTTTGCGCCGAGCAAAGTGAACAATTCCGCCGAAACCACTGCGCTACGTAAATTCACTGGCGTAGCAACTCCCGTCAGCGTGTTGGTGTTCGTGTAATAAGATGCCATCCCGTCAAAGGATTTGCTTTGCGTTCGCCAATCAAAAAAGTTCGGATAGGAAACAGAGCTTTTGCCAGCCGGATTTTTCTTGTTCGTTTCCCACACCGCGACCAATCGGTCTGGGTCCTTGTACGGCAATGGCCGCAGCAGCACTGTATTCACGACGCTGAAAATGGCTGTGTTCGCTCCAATACCAAGCGCCAGCGTTAAAACCGCGATCAGCGTAAAACCCGGTTTCGTCATCAACATTCGCACGCCGTAGCGCAGGTCTTGCCAGAGTGTTTGCATGATTTCCTCGCAAAGTCAGGTTCAAAGGTGTTTCGGTTTTTTCGTGGTTGTCCGATTGTATTTACCAAGCTTCGTGCCAGACTTTGGCCCAATCCAAATCCCGCAACTATTGCAGACACTGAAGTAAGTGATACTGGCTGCCGCAAACTGTGTCCAGTATCGAAATCTGCCATTCCCAAAAACGAACTTTGATGGAGTGATTTAGTGGTTGTTGGTTGGAATTTCGCGGAGGAGGCGAAAGCCTAAGCTGTAGCCCAAATCCTGCGGGCGATGCGTGTATCGAAGCGCCGACCTTGCGCTCTGGGCGTTGAACGCCCAACTGCCGCCGCGAATCACTTTGAAGCCGGTGTGGCAACTGTCTTCGGAATTCACGGCTTGGCCGTTCCATTGCGGGCAAAACCAATCTTCGCACCATTCCCACACGTTGCCGTGTATGTCGTACAACCCCCAGGCATTCGGCGCGAAACTGCCGACAAGCATTGTCCGTTGACGATTGCTGCCGCGCGGTTGACCAGCGTAAGGGTAATCACCGTTGTAATTGGCTTGTTCGGTGCTGAGATTCGCGCCTGTATTGAATGGCGTGGTCGTTCCGGCGCGGCAGGCATATTCCCATTCGGCTTCGGTGGGCAGCCGAAAGCGCGCTCCGCCGGAAAGTTTCTGCAATCGAGCGATAAACTCCTGCACCTGATAGAAATTCACACGCTCCACGGGGCAACGCCGCCCGCAATCGGAAAAGTGACTGGGATTGGTTCCCATCACCTGCTGCCATTCGCCTTGCGTCACCTCGTATTTGCCGAGGTAAAACGCACGCGGCATTTCTGCGTGATGAAAGGTTTCCTGCGGTTCGCGCTCGGCTTCGGTTGGCGGCGAGCCCATCTGAAAACTTCCTGCTGGGATCAACCGGAATTCCATGCCGGTGACAGGTTCGCGCCATTCCGTTGGGTACGACGCTGAACGCCTGTTCGCAATAAACACACCGAATGCCAGCACCGCCAAGCCGAATGCCAAAAGAAGCAATTTGTGAACGGAACTCAGCTTCAATGTTTTCATTCACACCGCAAAGCAATCATCGGATCAACTTTGGTTGCTCGGCGCGCGGGCAGATAACAAGCCAACAGCATCACCACCGCCAACGAAACCGCCGCCCAGCCAATCGCCAGCGGATCGGTTGCGCTGACGCCGAACAGCAGCGTTTTCAGCAACCGTGTCAGCCCCAATGCCCCCAGCAATCCAAGCCCGATGCCAACCAGAGCCAACTTCATTCCCTGTCGAAGAACAAGCCTTAGCACATCTCTCGATTCCGCGCCCAACGCCATGCGGACGCCGATTTCGTGCGTGCGTTGCGCGACGGAATAAGACACGACGCCGTAAATTCCCGCGCTGACCAGAGCCAGCGTCACCAAGCCGAACAATCCCAACAGCAAGGTTTGAAAGCGTGGTTCGGCGACAACATCCGACAGCCGTTCGTTCATTGTCTGCACTTTCGGCAGCGGCAGATTTTTGTTCACGGCTTTGAGATCGCTGTACAGGGCGGCAGAAAGATTGGCGGGATTGGCAACGGCTCGCACAGCCAGCGTCGGCGATTGCATAGGCCATTGCCAATACGGGACGTACCCATTTGCTTCGATTTGCGGGTCAAGATTCAGGCTCTTCACATCGGACGCCACGCCAATGATTTCGTACCAGAGCGGAACGTTTGTCCAACGATCAACTTCCCCTGGCTGACCCGGATTCAATCTCCCCAAATAGATTCGTTTACCAACCGGGTCTTGATTCGGAAAGCATCGCTTGGCCAACGATTCGCTCAAAACCACAACGCGCGGAGATTCAAGCGCGTCGCTTTCGGCGACGGTGCGGCCTCGCAACAAACTCATTCCCATCGCGCGAAAGTAATCCGGCGTGATGCCTTGAAAGTTTGCGCGCGGATAATCCGCTTCGACGCCGGTTTGATGATTTTCGACCGTGACTTGGAACCCGGCTTTGTCACTGATTGCGCCGACGGATTGCACGTCGGGTTGAGTTTTCAATCGTTCGAGCAGTTGGCGCAATGTGACTTGCGGACGTGTCTCCGTCGCGCGAACCCAGGTGGTGAAACCCGAAATCGAAAAATCCAGTTTCGCCGTCAGCAAATGTTCCGGCGCAAAACCGCGATCCACACGGTTGAGTTGCGCGAAACTGCGAATCATCAACCCGGTTCCGACCAGCAGCATCATCGAAAGCGCGACTTCCGCCACGACCAACACGCTGCGCAATCGGCTGCGCTGCAATCCGGCGGTTGCGCCTTTGCCGCTGTCTTTTAACGCCGTAGTCAAATCCGGCTTGGTCATTTGCCAAGCAGGCGCAATTCCAAAAAGCAGACTGGTCACACACGTCACCGCCAGCGTGAAGCCAAGCGAACGGCCATCCAATCGCGTTTCGCTCAATCGCGGAATGACATCGGCGTTGAAAGCGATCAAGAGCTTCAAACTCCACACCGCCAACAACACGCCAATCGCGCCGCCCGCCATTGCCAGCAACAAACTTTCCGTCAATAACTGCCGAATCATTCGGACGCGGCCAGCGCCCAGCGCCAGCCGGACGGCGATTTCCTTTTGCCGATCCGCTGCGCGCGCCAGCAACAGATTGGCGACGTTGGCGCAGGCGATCAGCAACACACAAACGACAACACCCCACAACAACATCAACGCCGTTGGCAACCGCGCGCCTACGGTTTGTTCCAGGAGCGGAATGATGGTCACCTGCGAACCGATCAGGACTTCGGGTTGCGGCGCGGCAATGCGCCCCTGAATGGTGTTCATTTCCGCGCGCGCTGTGGTGAGCGGCACGCCATCGCGAAGCCGCGCGATGACATTCAACCAATGCCCGTTTCGCTGCCGTGGAATGCCGTCCCACCCAACGGGCAACCAAACGTCCGTTTGGTTTGGAAAACGAAAACCCGGCTGCATCACGCCGACAATGACGTAATCTCGCCGTCCGTAGGTATCCACGGTAATCGTGCGACCGACGACGTTCGGGTCTGCCGCAAACCGTCTTTGCCAGTAATCGTAACTAAGCAAGGCGGAGCGCTCCCCTTTTTCTTTGTCTTCATCAGCTTGGAACGCTCGCCCCAGGTGTGGGCGAACGCGCAAGGCTGCGAACACGCCCGAAGAAACATACGCACATCTGGCTTTTTCGACGCCTTCGGCATTGACCAGATTGAATTCCCCGTTGCCCGTCCAGTAGCCGATGTTGTCAAAAGACTGGCTTTGCTCCAGCCATTGTTTGTAATTCAGCGGCGAAACCATTTCCTGTTCGATGTTCCGGCGCGGATCGCTTTCCCACAACATTACGACGCGATCCGGTTGGTCGTACGGTAGCGGTCGCAACAACACTGCATTGATGACACTGAAGATCGTCGTATTCGCACCGATTCCCAGCGCCAGTGTGAAAATGGCGATCAAGGTAAAACCGGGTTTCTTCCACAACATTCGCGCGCCGTAGCGAAGGTCTTGCCAGAATGTTTGCATCGTTTCTCCTTATCGTGAGTCACCGATTGCATCAGAAAAAATCTCACCACAAAAAACACAGAAGAGGCATTTCCAACCTTGAGGCTTTTATGCTCTTCCGCACCTTTTGTGGTGAGAAATACTGTATCCGCCCATAAGACGAAACAAGAACGGATTTTCTTCCCTGCTTTTTTCTGCGTCAGCCTATTCGTACCGCAAGGCAATCATCGGATCCACCTTCGTCGCGCGGCGCGCGGGAACCCAACAGGCAAACAGCGCCACCAGCGTTAGCAAGAGGGCGATTCCTGCGAAGGTCAAAGGGTCGGTTGTGCTGATGCCAAACAACAAACTCTTCAGCAGGTGCGTCAGCGCCAGCGCCGCCCCCAGGCCAACCGCCAATCCGATCAACACCAGTTTCATGCCTTGCTGCAGAATCAGCCGCAGAACACCGAAGGCATCTGCGCCAAGCGCCATGCGAATGCCGATTTCGCGCGTGCGTCCGGCGACGGCATTCGACATCACGCCGTACAACCCCGCCGCCGCCAGCATCAGTGCCAGCAAGCCAAAAATTCCAAGCGCGCCGCCCGCCAACCGCGCAGGCAACAAGGCGATGCCCAAGTGCTGCCGCATGGTTTTCACGTCGAACAGCGGCAGGTTTTTATCCAGTGCTTCGACTTCGCTGCGCACTGCTGGCAAAGCGTCCGCAGGATTGGCCGTCGTGCGCACAATCAACGTCGGCGTGGACACATAGCTTTGCGTCGTCGGGCGAAAGAAATATGGCGTCGCATCTTCGCCGAGCGAGTTGTACTTGCCATCCTTCACAACGCCGACGACCGTCAGGTATGGCGAATTATTGGTTCCATCGCTGGCAAATCCCATCTGAATGCGTTTACCGAGCGGTGTTTGTCCGGGCCAATACCGGCGCGCAAAGGCTTCGTTGATAATGACAGCGCCGGGCGCTTCGGCGCGATCTTGCGCGTTGAAGGCGCGGCCCTGCTGCAACGGAATTCGCAGCGCCTCGAAATAACCGGGCGAAACCGTGCTGTTGTATATTTCCATGTCTTCGCCCTGCTGAGTGCTATAGCCTTCGATGGTGATGCCGCTGCGGCCTCCGCCCAAACCGAGCGGTAACGAATTGGTCAAACTTGCTCCCACAATGCCGGGCACCGCGCGCACACGTTCCAGTAATTGTTCGCTGAATTGGTTGCCGCGCGGTTCATCATACCCTTGCAACTGCAAATCCATGGACATCGCTAACAGGTTGTCGGCATTGAAGCCCGGATCAATCGAACTGGCGTTTTGCAGCGAACGCAAAAACAATCCGGCGCAAATCAACAGCAGCAAGGAAACGGCGACTTGCATGACAACCAATGCGCCGCGCAATCGTCCGCGACTGCCGCTGCCACCGCCTTCATCTTTCAGTGCCCCCACGACCTCAGGCCGCGAAGCCGCCAGCGCTGGCGCCAATCCGAACACGATTCCGGTCAGAAGCGACAGCCCGGCTAAAAACCCCAAAACGCGCCAATCCAGCGGCAGGTTGAGTTCGATGGGAATGGGCACAGGCGGTTTGAACGCCATCAACAAATCCGCCCCCCAAACGGCCAGCAACAATCCAATGGTTCCGCCGAGTGCGGCCAGCAACACGCTTTCGGTCAACAATTGCCGAATCAACCGCCCACGTCCCGCGCCCAACGCCAAGCGGATGGCGATTTCCTTCCGCCGCGTCGCCGCGCGCGCCAGCAATAAATTGGCGACGTTGGCGCAGGCAATCAGCAACACCAATCCGACGACGCTCAACAACAGGGCGGCAAAAATCGTCAGCGGCATTTGCGCCTGTGGTAATACGCGCGACTGGCTTTCCGGCAGCAGGGAAATCGAGCGTCCTTGTTTACGAATGGTTTCCCATCGCTGCGGAAATTCTCTGTACAGTTGAGCGGCGATGTTGCCGAAATCGGCGCGCGCCTGCGCAATCGAAACACCGGGTTTCAGCCGTCCCATAATGAGCATCCCGCGATTGCCGCGTTCGGTCAGGTTCTGGCTGCCCGGCGTCAACTGATCCATCATCATCGCCGGAACCCACCAATCCACCGCAAGCCCTCGAACCAAGCCGCGGTAGTTTTGTGGCGCGACGCCCACGATGGTAAACGGCTGTCCATTCAGCTTCACGTTGCGCCCAATGACCGACGGGTCACCGCCAAACCGCGCTTGCCAATATTTGTGACTGATGACTGCGACTGCCGCCGCGCCGGGCTTCTGGTCTTCTTCGGGCAAAAAACCTCGCCCCAACCCCGGCCGTAACCCCAACACCGAAAAGTAATTGCCGCTGACAATTTCCCCAAACACGCGCTCGTTGGCTCCGCCCAGATTCAGGCTCAACGGTTGCGGGGTGTACAACACCATTCCCGAAAAACTCTGATTACGATCTCGAAAGCTGACGTAATCGGGATAAGAAGAACCACCAAAATCTCCGCTGCTGTAATCGCTGGTGTACACCGCCGCCAATTCTTCCGGTTTTTCCACAGGCAGCGGACGCAACAGCAGCGCATTCACGAGCGAAAAAATCACGCCGTTTGCCCCAATCCCCAACGCAAGCGTGAGAACGACGATCAACGTAAAGCCTGGCTGTTTCACCAGCATACGCGCGCCGTAGCGCAAGTCTTGCCAAAGTGTCTGCATACAGTCTCCTTGTTGAAAGGATGAAGTCGGAAGGATGAGGGATGAGTTCTCTGTGCTTCATTCATCATTCCCATCCAACTTTCCTCATTCATAGCGAAGCGCAATCATCGGATCTACTTTCGTCGCACGTCGAGCCGGAATCCAACACGCCACAATCGCTACGATCAATAATGCCAGCGGCGTTCCGACGAATGTCTGCAAATCCGTTGCGCTGACGCCAAACAGCAATGTAGTCATCAACCGAGTCAGCGCAAAGGCCGCGCCCAAGCCCAACACAACGCCAATGATTGCCAATACCATTCCGCGTCCTACCACCAGACGCAAAACATCCTGCCGGCCAGCGCCCAACGCCATGCGAATGCCGATTTCGTGCGTCCGTTGTGTAACCGCATAACTGAGCACGCC contains:
- a CDS encoding ABC transporter permease; protein product: MQTLWQDLRYGVRMLMTKPGFTLIAVLTLALGIGANTAIFSVVNTVLLRPLPYKDPDRLVAVWETNKKNPAGKSSVSYPNFFDWRTQSKSFDGMASYYTNTNTLTGVATPVNLRSAVVSAELFTLLGAKPEIGRLFLPEEEKPGNSTGRAVIISHGLWQRQFSGDPGIIGRTLTLSGKIYNVVGIMPAGFQYPIEAEPVEMWITSAIDGEKDKPEDKANNEQRGAHYLQVIGRMKPGVKLEQAQAELDVIAANLEKEYPDTNTRAGVRVLSYHNDLVSDYSSALWIILGAVGCVLLIACANVANLLLARATARYKEIAVRSALGANRWRVVRQLLTESLTLSLVGGLLGLLLAWWGTSGLVRMIPEDVPRLTEISLDRWVFGFTLLISGLTGIVFGLAPALQASKVELTEAMKEGGRASGSGGRSRLRNALVVVEIAVAIVVLVSAGLLLKSFRKLQQVDLGYDTHNVLTAMVEIPDTQYPKQEQAAAFYKGLMEKVKALPGVESASAIMPLPLSGDSFSISFEVEGRNIPKGEQPSANFRVISDDYFHTMKIPVLTGRDFTPSDNAASQPVIIINETFAQKHFPNENPLGKHLKPGISLGGEKKWREIVGIVKSVKHRQSLGRDYEPEYYLPHAQMSFGSMNLVVRTKNDPRTVVGALQNEVSSLDKNVPLYRPKTLEQYLGVAVSQPKFNALLLTLFAGLALLLTAIGLYGVMAYSVVQRTQEIGVRIALGAQTGDVLKMVLRQGLMLTAIGVVVGLAAAFALTRLMSAMLYGVTATDPLTFALITVLLIGVAMLACWIPARRATKVDPMIALRYE
- a CDS encoding formylglycine-generating enzyme family protein; this translates as MKTLKLSSVHKLLLLAFGLAVLAFGVFIANRRSASYPTEWREPVTGMEFRLIPAGSFQMGSPPTEAEREPQETFHHAEMPRAFYLGKYEVTQGEWQQVMGTNPSHFSDCGRRCPVERVNFYQVQEFIARLQKLSGGARFRLPTEAEWEYACRAGTTTPFNTGANLSTEQANYNGDYPYAGQPRGSNRQRTMLVGSFAPNAWGLYDIHGNVWEWCEDWFCPQWNGQAVNSEDSCHTGFKVIRGGSWAFNAQSARSALRYTHRPQDLGYSLGFRLLREIPTNNH
- a CDS encoding ABC transporter permease; this encodes MQTFWQDLRYGARMLWKKPGFTLIAIFTLALGIGANTTIFSVINAVLLRPLPYDQPDRVVMLWESDPRRNIEQEMVSPLNYKQWLEQSQSFDNIGYWTGNGEFNLVNAEGVEKARCAYVSSGVFAALRVRPHLGRAFQADEDKEKGERSALLSYDYWQRRFAADPNVVGRTITVDTYGRRDYVIVGVMQPGFRFPNQTDVWLPVGWDGIPRQRNGHWLNVIARLRDGVPLTTARAEMNTIQGRIAAPQPEVLIGSQVTIIPLLEQTVGARLPTALMLLWGVVVCVLLIACANVANLLLARAADRQKEIAVRLALGAGRVRMIRQLLTESLLLAMAGGAIGVLLAVWSLKLLIAFNADVIPRLSETRLDGRSLGFTLAVTCVTSLLFGIAPAWQMTKPDLTTALKDSGKGATAGLQRSRLRSVLVVAEVALSMMLLVGTGLMIRSFAQLNRVDRGFAPEHLLTAKLDFSISGFTTWVRATETRPQVTLRQLLERLKTQPDVQSVGAISDKAGFQVTVENHQTGVEADYPRANFQGITPDYFRAMGMSLLRGRTVAESDALESPRVVVLSESLAKRCFPNQDPVGKRIYLGRLNPGQPGEVDRWTNVPLWYEIIGVASDVKSLNLDPQIEANGYVPYWQWPMQSPTLAVRAVANPANLSAALYSDLKAVNKNLPLPKVQTMNERLSDVVAEPRFQTLLLGLFGLVTLALVSAGIYGVVSYSVAQRTHEIGVRMALGAESRDVLRLVLRQGMKLALVGIGLGLLGALGLTRLLKTLLFGVSATDPLAIGWAAVSLAVVMLLACYLPARRATKVDPMIALRCE
- a CDS encoding ABC transporter permease, giving the protein MQTLWQDLRYGARMLVKQPGFTLIVVLTLALGIGANGVIFSLVNALLLRPLPVEKPEELAAVYTSDYSSGDFGGSSYPDYVSFRDRNQSFSGMVLYTPQPLSLNLGGANERVFGEIVSGNYFSVLGLRPGLGRGFLPEEDQKPGAAAVAVISHKYWQARFGGDPSVIGRNVKLNGQPFTIVGVAPQNYRGLVRGLAVDWWVPAMMMDQLTPGSQNLTERGNRGMLIMGRLKPGVSIAQARADFGNIAAQLYREFPQRWETIRKQGRSISLLPESQSRVLPQAQMPLTIFAALLLSVVGLVLLIACANVANLLLARAATRRKEIAIRLALGAGRGRLIRQLLTESVLLAALGGTIGLLLAVWGADLLMAFKPPVPIPIELNLPLDWRVLGFLAGLSLLTGIVFGLAPALAASRPEVVGALKDEGGGSGSRGRLRGALVVMQVAVSLLLLICAGLFLRSLQNASSIDPGFNADNLLAMSMDLQLQGYDEPRGNQFSEQLLERVRAVPGIVGASLTNSLPLGLGGGRSGITIEGYSTQQGEDMEIYNSTVSPGYFEALRIPLQQGRAFNAQDRAEAPGAVIINEAFARRYWPGQTPLGKRIQMGFASDGTNNSPYLTVVGVVKDGKYNSLGEDATPYFFRPTTQSYVSTPTLIVRTTANPADALPAVRSEVEALDKNLPLFDVKTMRQHLGIALLPARLAGGALGIFGLLALMLAAAGLYGVMSNAVAGRTREIGIRMALGADAFGVLRLILQQGMKLVLIGLAVGLGAALALTHLLKSLLFGISTTDPLTFAGIALLLTLVALFACWVPARRATKVDPMIALRYE